GTGCTGACAACCGGCCCCGTCACCAACCACGTGGCCACGGTGGATGTGGCGGCCGGCAAGCTGGCCTACGTGACCGTAGGCGGCGAGGACGTAGTGAAGGTGTACAGCCGCGCCCCGGGCTTCAAGCAGCTGGCCACCATTCCGGTGGGGGCTAATCCGCACGGCATCTGGCCCTCGGGCGACGGCAGCCGGATGTACGTGGGCCTGGAAAACGGCGACTCCGCCGTGGCCATCAGCACGGCCAGCAACCGGGTGCTGGCCAAAATCAAGGTAGGCCAGGCCCCAATGGCGCTGATGTACGTGCCCAACGCCGTGCCTGCCGGCGCGGCCACAAACACCGGCCTCGGCCGGCAGCTGGTTGACCAGCCCGCCGTGGTGCGGACGCTCAAGCCGCCCACCGCTGGCCCCGCCACCGGCACCATGACGCTGCGCTCGGAAGGGCTGGTGGATTTGGCCACCTTCGCCCTGCGCGGCCTGACGCCGAACACCGACTACGACATCTTCCTGACCAGCGGCACCAAAGCGCCCTACGCGCGCGACTACGCCCTGACCACCGTGCGCACCGATGCCAAAGGCGGGGCCATGGGCCAGGCCCTGGGGCCGGTGCAGCGCATCGCGGGCGGCGAGTTGAACCCAGCGGGCAAAAAGTTTTCGCGGGTAATCGTCGCACCCAAAACCACTGACGGTGAACCCGCTTTACTGGCCGAATAGTCCGGCTTAGACTGGGCGGCAAAACCAGCATTTCATCCCTCCATGCGCATCACTACCTTATCCACCTGGGCCCTGGCAGCCACGCTGTTGCTCGGGGCCTGCTCGAAAAAGAACAGCGAGGAAACCGAGCCCGACATGGTCATTCCGCCCGACCCCGGCCCCATCGCAGCCAGCGCCGCCGACCGGGTGTACCTGGCCGACCAGTCATCGAACACGGTGTCGGTGCACGACCCGAGCACCAACCGGCTGCTGGGCGTGATTCGCTTGGGCAAGGGCCGGCCCGAGTTTCTGAGCCCGCTCTACGACATGGAGTCCAACGTGCACGGGCTGGGGGTGTCGCCCGATGGCAAGACGCTGGGCGTGATTGCCACCCTCACCAACGCGGTGATTTTTATCGACCTAGCCACCAACACCGTCAAGGGCAAGGTATACGTGGACCGCAACCCCCACGAGGGCTTTTTCACGCCCGACGGCAGACAGTTCTGGGTGGCGGTGCGCGGCAAGGATTACGTGACGGTGATTGACGTGGAGAAAATGCAGGTGGTGAAAAACATTGCCACCGAGCACGAGCCGAGCATGGTCGTGTTCCGGCCCGATGGCAAAGTGGCCTTCGTGGACCACTCCGAAACCGCTACGCTCGACGTAATTGATGTGAAGAAGCGCGAGGTCATTGCCCGGGTGCCGGTGGTGAGCAAGTTCTCGCCCAACCTGGTGGTGACCGAGGACGGCCAGCAGGTCTGGATGACCCACAAAGACGTGGGCAAGGTGACCGTGGTGAACGCCCAGACCTACGCCGTGGAAGGCGTGATTGACACCGGCCCCGGCACCAACCATGTGAACATGGCCGGCCCCGGCGGCGGCACCCGCTTCAGCGGGGCCAGCGCCGGCGACTTCGCTTACGTAACCGTGGGCGGCGAAAACGCGGTGAAGGTGTATTCGCGCCAGCGCCAGCTGCTGGCCACTATCCCGGTGGGGCCAACCCGCACGGTGTGTGGCCCAACGGCGACGGCAGCAAGCTCTACGTG
This is a stretch of genomic DNA from Hymenobacter sp. DG25B. It encodes these proteins:
- a CDS encoding YncE family protein — its product is MKFPLLPGLLLISSVAAAQVVSHRDRVYTADQISNTVSVIDPMDNKLLGQIILGKPQPDLLSALYKGQALVHGLGASSDHKLLAVVSVGSNNVTFIETATNVIKGSVYVGRAPHEATFRPDGKEAWITVRGEDYLSVIDVATMRETRRVPVPNGPGQIAFSPDGKRAFVCSSFSPELAVVDVATYKVIKKVPVVSPFSPNIFPTKDGQQIWFTHKDVGKVSVLDTKTLTISGVLTTGPVTNHVATVDVAAGKLAYVTVGGEDVVKVYSRAPGFKQLATIPVGANPHGIWPSGDGSRMYVGLENGDSAVAISTASNRVLAKIKVGQAPMALMYVPNAVPAGAATNTGLGRQLVDQPAVVRTLKPPTAGPATGTMTLRSEGLVDLATFALRGLTPNTDYDIFLTSGTKAPYARDYALTTVRTDAKGGAMGQALGPVQRIAGGELNPAGKKFSRVIVAPKTTDGEPALLAE
- a CDS encoding YncE family protein, yielding MRITTLSTWALAATLLLGACSKKNSEETEPDMVIPPDPGPIAASAADRVYLADQSSNTVSVHDPSTNRLLGVIRLGKGRPEFLSPLYDMESNVHGLGVSPDGKTLGVIATLTNAVIFIDLATNTVKGKVYVDRNPHEGFFTPDGRQFWVAVRGKDYVTVIDVEKMQVVKNIATEHEPSMVVFRPDGKVAFVDHSETATLDVIDVKKREVIARVPVVSKFSPNLVVTEDGQQVWMTHKDVGKVTVVNAQTYAVEGVIDTGPGTNHVNMAGPGGGTRFSGASAGDFAYVTVGGENAVKVYSRQRQLLATIPVGPTRTVCGPTATAASSTWAWKTATRWSASTPKPTPSSPKPAAARPRRPCSTW